From the genome of Edaphobacter dinghuensis, one region includes:
- a CDS encoding ThuA domain-containing protein has product MRRPWKLVSLSTSLLVVCSVFLVSANAQTASNSTPPPPHAKQIHLKHVLVIGQTKGFEHDSVSDAMAAIYKMGHDSGLWDTTMRTDTELITKKDLGRNAKNLNYFDVLIFASTTGELDLDPSQKQDMMSFIKEDGKGFVGIHAALDTNYTWPEYGEMIGGWFDQHPWMTFNAPIINEDPSFPAVRHFPHAFVKYDEIYQPKDWSRDKVNVLLSLDPSKLDYSNNPRIHRADHDFPVAWSKMYGKGRVFYSTLGHTEESWNDPDIQKMYFEAIKWALGMTEGSTTSHPRPAPQH; this is encoded by the coding sequence GTGCGCCGTCCCTGGAAGCTTGTATCGCTCTCCACCTCTCTATTAGTTGTTTGTTCGGTTTTTCTGGTTTCGGCAAATGCTCAGACCGCGTCAAATTCGACGCCTCCTCCTCCCCACGCAAAGCAGATTCACCTGAAGCATGTTCTGGTAATTGGCCAAACCAAAGGGTTCGAGCACGATTCTGTCTCCGATGCGATGGCAGCCATCTACAAGATGGGGCACGATAGTGGCTTGTGGGACACCACGATGCGAACGGACACGGAGCTGATTACCAAGAAAGACCTCGGCAGAAATGCGAAGAACCTTAACTACTTCGACGTTTTGATCTTTGCCAGCACCACGGGCGAGCTGGATCTGGATCCTAGTCAGAAGCAGGACATGATGTCCTTTATTAAGGAAGATGGAAAGGGCTTCGTCGGAATCCACGCAGCGCTGGACACGAACTATACCTGGCCTGAGTACGGAGAGATGATTGGCGGCTGGTTTGACCAGCATCCGTGGATGACATTCAACGCGCCCATCATCAACGAGGATCCCTCTTTCCCTGCGGTGCGCCACTTTCCGCATGCGTTCGTGAAGTACGACGAGATTTATCAGCCGAAGGATTGGTCGCGAGATAAGGTAAACGTTCTTCTTAGCCTCGATCCTTCGAAGCTCGATTACTCAAACAATCCTCGCATTCACAGGGCCGATCATGATTTTCCTGTCGCCTGGTCGAAGATGTACGGTAAGGGAAGGGTCTTCTATTCGACGCTTGGACATACGGAAGAGTCCTGGAACGATCCTGATATTCAGAAGATGTACTTTGAAGCAATCAAGTGGGCATTGGGCATGACGGAAGGCAGCACGACTTCTCATCCGCGTCCGGCGCCTCAACACTAG
- a CDS encoding sugar phosphate isomerase/epimerase family protein, whose amino-acid sequence MKLGVFTPLLAQLPLETVLGKLKSLGISTVELGTGNYPGDAHCKLSMLEDASALKEFQQKLKDNGFSISALSCHGNALHPDEALAKQAQEVSRKTILLAEKLGVSTVVDFSGCPGDSPEAKAPNWVTCPWPPEYLQVLDWQWKEVVEPYWVKHAAFAEQHGVKIAIEMHPGFVVYSPETMLRLRSIAGPSIGCNYDPSHMFWQSIDPIAAIRVLGDAIFHVHAKDTQMYPTNLPKTGVLDTKPYTDELNRGWIFRTCGFGHGAEWWKEFVSTLRMCGYDNVLSIEHEDSLLSSEEGLTKAARFLDEIVLKEKPTAPWWA is encoded by the coding sequence ATGAAACTTGGAGTCTTCACGCCGCTATTGGCTCAACTCCCGCTCGAGACGGTTCTCGGCAAATTGAAGTCTCTCGGCATTAGCACCGTTGAGTTGGGAACAGGGAACTATCCGGGCGATGCTCACTGCAAGCTCTCAATGCTGGAAGATGCTTCGGCGCTCAAGGAGTTTCAGCAGAAGCTCAAGGACAACGGATTCAGTATCAGCGCGTTGAGTTGCCACGGAAATGCGCTGCATCCGGATGAGGCTCTGGCGAAACAAGCGCAGGAGGTTAGCCGGAAGACGATTCTTTTAGCTGAAAAGCTTGGCGTCTCGACGGTGGTCGATTTTTCCGGATGCCCGGGAGACTCCCCTGAGGCCAAGGCGCCCAATTGGGTTACATGCCCGTGGCCACCGGAGTATCTCCAGGTTCTTGATTGGCAATGGAAGGAAGTTGTGGAGCCATACTGGGTCAAGCATGCGGCGTTTGCCGAACAGCATGGCGTGAAGATCGCAATTGAGATGCATCCGGGGTTTGTCGTCTATAGCCCAGAGACGATGTTGCGACTGCGCTCGATTGCAGGGCCTTCGATCGGGTGCAACTATGACCCCAGCCATATGTTCTGGCAGTCGATCGATCCTATTGCGGCAATCCGTGTTCTTGGCGATGCGATCTTTCACGTCCATGCCAAAGACACGCAGATGTATCCGACGAATCTGCCAAAGACCGGCGTTCTCGATACCAAGCCTTATACGGACGAGTTGAACCGCGGATGGATCTTCCGCACCTGCGGCTTTGGCCATGGAGCAGAGTGGTGGAAGGAGTTTGTCTCGACGCTCAGAATGTGCGGATACGATAACGTGCTCTCGATTGAACACGAAGACAGCCTTCTTTCATCAGAAGAAGGACTCACAAAAGCTGCGCGCTTTCTCGACGAGATCGTGCTGAAAGAAAAGCCGACCGCTCCGTGGTGGGCATAA
- the murQ gene encoding N-acetylmuramic acid 6-phosphate etherase: MATLTMLEQPPTPKPGNRAPLEFHDLTTETVNVASEGLDTKSALEIARIINHEDAKIAAAVKKALPEIAIVIDTVARSLRDGGRLIYVGAGSSGRIASLDASECPPTYSTSPSQVQYIMAGGPKALASASDVNEDSPEIGQRDIARRRPTRKDIVIGVSASGRTPYVVGAVEYARARGAKTAAVTCNLNTPLSDVADTTIVAEVGPEVLSGSTRMKSASAQKMILNMITTGAMTRLGYVYDNLMVNVHMKNAKLVERGIRVLMKVCEIDRDTAIRTIKSAGKSIPIAVVMLKANVDKMEAVRRLTKSDGNVRLAIDDSKLEL; the protein is encoded by the coding sequence ATGGCTACCCTTACCATGCTCGAGCAGCCCCCCACACCAAAACCCGGAAATCGCGCTCCACTGGAATTTCACGATCTCACCACGGAGACTGTGAATGTAGCGTCTGAGGGCCTGGACACAAAATCCGCGCTCGAAATCGCACGCATCATCAACCATGAAGATGCCAAGATCGCCGCGGCCGTTAAGAAAGCTCTGCCGGAGATTGCCATTGTCATCGATACCGTGGCTCGATCTCTGCGGGATGGTGGTCGACTCATCTATGTTGGAGCCGGTTCCAGCGGCCGCATCGCCTCCCTCGATGCCTCAGAGTGCCCACCAACCTACTCCACTTCTCCTTCGCAAGTCCAGTACATTATGGCTGGCGGACCCAAGGCACTTGCTTCGGCTTCCGATGTCAATGAGGATTCACCCGAGATTGGCCAGCGCGACATTGCGCGACGACGGCCGACCCGCAAGGACATCGTCATCGGCGTCTCCGCCAGTGGCCGCACCCCCTATGTCGTCGGCGCAGTGGAGTACGCTCGTGCTCGCGGCGCTAAGACCGCAGCCGTCACATGCAACCTCAATACCCCGCTCAGCGACGTTGCAGACACCACCATCGTCGCCGAGGTAGGCCCTGAAGTCCTCTCTGGCAGCACTCGTATGAAATCGGCAAGCGCCCAGAAGATGATCCTCAACATGATCACCACAGGCGCCATGACTCGCCTCGGATACGTCTACGACAATCTCATGGTCAACGTGCACATGAAGAATGCGAAGCTGGTTGAGCGCGGTATTCGTGTGCTGATGAAGGTCTGCGAGATCGACCGGGATACCGCGATTCGCACCATCAAGTCTGCGGGCAAATCCATCCCCATCGCGGTCGTAATGCTCAAGGCGAACGTAGACAAGATGGAAGCTGTACGCCGGTTGACCAAGTCCGATGGCAATGTCAGGCTCGCCATCGACGATTCAAAGCTGGAACTGTAA
- the lepB gene encoding signal peptidase I, whose translation MEERGHFEQSGKGSLRSWVRDLVISVAVSAFIIIFLYQPVRVEGTSMLPMLKDQDRLFINKMVYRVEDIRRGDVVVFLYPHDHSKSYIKRVIALPGDDLRIDHGEVYVNHKRVVEKYVPVRFEDERSEPEMVVPPHEYFVMGDHRSISSDSRDFGPVDRDLIYGKAAFVYWPMDQAGVVR comes from the coding sequence ATTGAAGAGAGAGGGCATTTCGAGCAATCCGGCAAAGGGAGTCTGCGGTCATGGGTGCGAGATCTGGTCATCTCTGTCGCGGTGTCGGCGTTCATCATCATCTTTCTCTATCAACCGGTGCGGGTTGAGGGCACCAGTATGCTGCCCATGCTGAAAGATCAGGACCGGCTCTTCATCAATAAGATGGTCTACCGGGTGGAAGACATCCGGCGTGGTGATGTCGTCGTATTTCTCTATCCTCATGACCATTCGAAGAGCTACATCAAGCGCGTTATCGCGTTGCCGGGCGACGACTTGCGAATTGACCACGGCGAAGTCTACGTAAACCACAAGCGCGTGGTCGAAAAGTATGTGCCTGTGCGGTTTGAAGATGAACGCTCAGAGCCGGAGATGGTGGTGCCGCCGCATGAATATTTTGTGATGGGGGACCACCGTTCGATCTCAAGCGACAGCAGAGACTTCGGTCCGGTGGATCGAGATTTGATCTATGGCAAGGCGGCGTTTGTGTACTGGCCGATGGATCAGGCGGGAGTGGTGCGCTAA
- a CDS encoding tetratricopeptide repeat protein, translated as MIWLLALQLAIGPMQHYEKAQQDFVQRKFSDAVSEVDAALHERPDMVPALVLKARLAMFAHRPDVAKSCLITAVTVDPSSEDAQFFLGVVYYVENDFKVAISPLQEAQSLSPKNPLPVFYLAMTHEALGDATQALDLYQQAENLSPEKSPQSASILVAYGRFLFSIGKVKDGMEKYRAAVERDPESRDAHYELAKGLDQEGDFKDAAQEGELALKLPVLGTSDAQIHFLLAKLYWKLKQPDLAKAHMEKFNDAPQTTSR; from the coding sequence ATGATTTGGCTTCTTGCACTCCAACTCGCAATCGGGCCAATGCAGCATTACGAGAAGGCGCAACAGGATTTTGTGCAGCGGAAATTTTCCGACGCCGTGAGCGAAGTCGATGCGGCCCTGCATGAGAGGCCAGACATGGTTCCGGCCCTGGTTCTGAAGGCGCGGCTGGCTATGTTTGCGCATCGTCCGGATGTTGCCAAGAGCTGTTTGATCACTGCCGTTACGGTTGATCCATCCTCGGAAGACGCGCAATTTTTTCTTGGGGTGGTTTATTACGTGGAGAACGACTTCAAGGTAGCGATCTCACCGCTTCAGGAAGCGCAGTCGCTCTCTCCTAAAAATCCGCTGCCCGTGTTCTATCTTGCGATGACGCACGAAGCACTGGGAGATGCGACGCAGGCGTTAGACCTTTACCAGCAGGCGGAGAATCTTTCGCCGGAGAAGTCGCCGCAGAGTGCGTCGATTCTGGTTGCGTATGGGCGGTTCCTGTTTTCAATCGGCAAGGTCAAAGATGGGATGGAAAAATATCGAGCGGCCGTCGAGCGAGATCCCGAGTCTCGCGATGCGCACTACGAGCTGGCAAAGGGACTGGACCAGGAGGGAGATTTCAAAGATGCTGCGCAGGAAGGAGAGCTGGCCCTGAAGCTGCCAGTGCTCGGCACCAGCGATGCTCAGATCCATTTTCTGTTGGCTAAACTTTATTGGAAGTTGAAACAACCTGACCTGGCAAAGGCACATATGGAGAAATTCAACGATGCACCGCAGACGACAAGCAGATAA
- a CDS encoding hydroxypyruvate isomerase family protein translates to MPTLSRRRLIQGTVAGTVAAYASQTALSQGDAPIQRKGRIHQSVCRWCYQKTPLEDLCAYAAHIGLKAIDLLNPDEYEIPRRYGLICSMGYAGGGDIPNGLNRIENHDKIEAAFRQNIPLAAKAGVPNVITFSGNRKGMSDEEGAKNTVIGLNRLKKIAEDNNVTICVELLNSKVNHKDYMCDHTAWGANVMQQVNSPHVKLLYDIYHMQIMEGDLIRTIQENIQWIGHFHTGGVPGRHELDDTQEVQWDGVMRGILATGFQGYVAHEFLPTRDPFTSLRQAVDLCDI, encoded by the coding sequence ATGCCCACACTCTCTCGTCGCCGCTTGATTCAAGGTACCGTTGCAGGAACTGTAGCTGCATATGCTTCGCAAACTGCCCTTTCACAGGGCGATGCCCCTATTCAGCGAAAAGGGCGTATCCATCAATCGGTCTGCCGGTGGTGCTATCAGAAAACTCCGCTCGAAGACCTCTGCGCTTATGCTGCACATATTGGATTGAAGGCGATCGATCTGCTCAATCCAGATGAGTATGAGATCCCTCGGCGCTATGGTCTTATCTGCAGCATGGGGTATGCGGGTGGTGGTGACATTCCGAATGGCCTCAATCGAATCGAGAACCACGACAAGATAGAAGCGGCCTTTCGCCAGAATATTCCTTTGGCCGCGAAGGCAGGCGTGCCGAACGTCATTACCTTCTCCGGCAACCGCAAGGGTATGTCGGATGAGGAAGGCGCTAAGAATACGGTGATTGGGCTGAATCGGCTGAAGAAAATTGCGGAAGACAATAATGTCACTATCTGCGTGGAACTGCTCAACAGCAAGGTGAATCACAAGGATTACATGTGTGACCATACCGCGTGGGGCGCGAATGTGATGCAGCAGGTCAATTCGCCTCACGTAAAGCTGTTGTACGACATCTATCACATGCAGATTATGGAAGGCGATCTGATCCGAACCATACAGGAGAACATTCAATGGATCGGCCACTTCCACACTGGTGGTGTTCCTGGTCGGCACGAGCTCGATGATACGCAGGAGGTGCAATGGGATGGAGTGATGCGCGGAATTCTCGCCACAGGGTTCCAAGGCTATGTCGCCCACGAATTTTTGCCGACACGCGATCCATTCACATCGTTGCGACAGGCTGTGGACCTATGCGATATATAG
- a CDS encoding Gfo/Idh/MocA family protein, giving the protein MRTLGMGLVGPGFIAAHHIDAVRRLGDVEVVAIAGSSEQSAKRKAQEYKVDRAYGDYKALIADKDIAVVHNTTPNHLHFPVTMAALEAGKHVISDKPLALNVDEARRLRDAAFAAGVAHVITFNYRGNPLVQQARSMVASGESGGVSFVHGYYLQDWMTDPNVYSWRSDPSKGGASSALGDIGSHWCDLAEHMSGVKIDSVLADLTTVVPVRFSAGASAEAFSVNQSAERTPVNVQSEDLASVLLRFSNGAKGTFSVGQVLPGHKNDLQLEVNGRKLSLKWRQEEQNELWIGRHDRPNEMMAKDPSLVSPEVRRYVHLPGGHQESWADAFCNLIRDAYHWIREGGVPSAKPEMLPTFEDGYRSACVVDAMLKSHAAGGVWQKVHYTAAQEK; this is encoded by the coding sequence ATGAGAACGCTTGGAATGGGTTTGGTTGGGCCGGGATTTATTGCGGCGCACCATATCGATGCAGTGAGAAGGCTGGGTGATGTCGAGGTGGTTGCGATTGCCGGATCGAGCGAACAGTCGGCAAAACGTAAGGCCCAGGAATATAAAGTTGATCGGGCTTATGGCGACTACAAGGCGTTGATTGCGGATAAGGATATCGCTGTTGTCCACAACACGACGCCCAATCACCTGCATTTTCCTGTGACCATGGCGGCATTGGAGGCGGGCAAGCACGTCATCTCGGACAAGCCGCTGGCGCTGAATGTCGACGAAGCGCGCAGACTGCGTGATGCGGCTTTCGCAGCCGGAGTGGCGCATGTGATCACCTTCAACTATCGAGGAAACCCTCTTGTTCAGCAGGCGCGCTCCATGGTTGCTAGCGGCGAGTCGGGTGGTGTCAGCTTTGTCCATGGGTATTATCTTCAGGACTGGATGACCGATCCGAATGTCTACTCCTGGAGATCCGATCCGTCGAAGGGTGGAGCAAGCTCGGCGCTTGGAGATATTGGTTCGCATTGGTGCGATCTCGCTGAGCATATGTCCGGTGTCAAGATCGATTCAGTTCTGGCCGATCTGACGACCGTGGTTCCGGTGCGCTTCTCCGCGGGAGCATCTGCTGAGGCGTTCTCGGTGAATCAATCCGCCGAGCGTACGCCCGTCAATGTACAGAGCGAAGATTTGGCCAGCGTACTGCTTCGGTTCAGCAATGGAGCCAAGGGTACTTTTTCGGTTGGTCAGGTGCTGCCGGGGCATAAAAATGATCTGCAACTTGAAGTGAACGGACGAAAGCTGTCATTGAAGTGGCGGCAGGAAGAGCAGAACGAGCTTTGGATTGGGCGGCATGATCGTCCGAATGAGATGATGGCGAAAGATCCTTCGCTTGTCTCTCCAGAGGTTCGTCGCTACGTTCATCTGCCTGGTGGGCATCAGGAATCGTGGGCGGACGCATTCTGCAACCTCATTCGCGATGCTTACCACTGGATTCGCGAAGGTGGAGTTCCGTCGGCAAAGCCGGAGATGTTGCCGACGTTTGAAGATGGGTACAGATCGGCGTGTGTTGTTGATGCGATGCTCAAAAGCCATGCGGCTGGCGGAGTATGGCAGAAAGTCCATTACACGGCTGCTCAAGAAAAATAG
- a CDS encoding CRTAC1 family protein, whose translation MGLLDGGFYLDVVLAIRANADSFGNDKQKDKQKESTKDVFGVAVVFGGSVTLGITRREFVTGLAALSAGTLNGQALPVLRSSGDSGIGSGKLPEQYFETWTAQKTGITWKHDNAISTMRYLPESMGPGVAIFDYDNDGWMDLYFVNSGPCDFFQPAKPLRNALYRNNRDGTFTDVTEKAGVAGRDFGIGVAAADYDGDGWTDLLVTTYGRLILYHNNHDGTFTDVTKAAGLDEPGLFTSAVWFDSDNNGLLDLFVCHFVKYNKSQERDCSTGGIRHYCYPRSYDPWPSRLYKNNGNGTFTDVSASSGIGKIFGKGFGVVATDINNDGLLDLFVANDSVRNFLYLNKGGGKFEEIGFQAGVAYSADGAARSGMGVDAIDYDGDGRQDLFVANISRERYSLYRNVGDNSFQDVAGATGIGMATMMDAGWGCRFADFDLDGRPDLILANGYPDDLIESINKTLHYKEPLLLFHNNGTGFDNVSDAGGPAFKGAYPARGLAVGDLDNDGRVDVVVAINGDAPLVLHNIVRNGNHWIGLNLVGLAVGAKITWSANGVERGIFKRGGGSYLSSCDPRDVLGLGPAEYADWIQVQWPAAINRTDRFEHVRAGRYYSLAPGGKLL comes from the coding sequence ATGGGATTGTTGGATGGCGGGTTTTATTTGGATGTGGTTTTGGCGATTCGGGCAAACGCAGATTCCTTCGGGAATGACAAACAAAAGGACAAGCAAAAGGAATCAACAAAGGATGTCTTCGGTGTCGCGGTTGTATTTGGGGGAAGTGTGACGTTGGGAATTACGAGGCGTGAATTTGTAACAGGCCTGGCGGCTTTGAGCGCAGGAACTTTGAACGGCCAGGCGTTGCCGGTATTGCGCAGCTCTGGAGATTCCGGTATCGGTTCGGGGAAGTTGCCTGAGCAATACTTCGAAACATGGACAGCGCAGAAGACGGGAATCACATGGAAGCATGACAATGCTATTTCGACCATGCGCTACTTGCCCGAGTCGATGGGGCCGGGCGTGGCCATCTTCGACTATGACAATGACGGTTGGATGGATCTGTATTTTGTGAACAGCGGCCCGTGTGATTTCTTTCAGCCCGCGAAGCCGTTGCGCAATGCTTTGTATCGCAACAATCGGGACGGCACCTTTACCGATGTGACGGAGAAGGCGGGTGTGGCGGGAAGAGATTTTGGCATCGGCGTTGCTGCCGCCGATTATGACGGCGATGGATGGACCGATCTTCTGGTGACGACGTATGGGCGGCTCATTCTGTATCACAACAATCACGATGGGACGTTTACGGATGTGACCAAGGCTGCGGGCCTGGATGAGCCCGGCCTGTTCACCAGCGCTGTGTGGTTCGATTCGGACAACAATGGTCTGCTCGATCTGTTTGTCTGCCACTTCGTGAAGTACAACAAGTCGCAGGAGCGTGATTGCAGCACGGGCGGAATTCGGCATTATTGCTATCCCAGGAGCTACGATCCATGGCCAAGCCGTCTTTATAAGAACAATGGCAACGGGACCTTTACGGATGTGAGTGCCTCTTCCGGCATTGGGAAAATTTTCGGGAAGGGCTTTGGGGTGGTCGCGACAGATATCAACAACGACGGCCTGTTGGACCTCTTTGTTGCTAACGATTCGGTTCGCAACTTTCTGTATTTGAACAAGGGCGGCGGCAAGTTTGAAGAGATTGGTTTTCAGGCCGGAGTAGCGTATAGCGCGGATGGCGCGGCGCGTTCGGGCATGGGCGTGGATGCGATTGACTACGATGGAGATGGGCGGCAGGACCTTTTTGTCGCGAACATCAGCCGCGAACGCTATTCGCTGTATCGCAATGTTGGTGACAATAGTTTTCAGGATGTGGCTGGAGCGACAGGGATCGGCATGGCGACGATGATGGATGCGGGATGGGGCTGTCGCTTTGCCGATTTCGATCTGGATGGACGGCCCGATTTGATTTTGGCGAATGGGTATCCAGATGATCTGATCGAGTCGATCAACAAGACCTTGCACTATAAGGAGCCGCTTTTGCTCTTTCATAACAACGGCACCGGGTTTGATAACGTCAGTGATGCGGGAGGGCCGGCCTTCAAGGGAGCGTATCCAGCTCGCGGGCTTGCGGTGGGCGATTTAGATAATGATGGGCGTGTGGATGTGGTAGTCGCCATCAATGGCGATGCTCCGTTGGTGCTGCACAATATCGTTCGCAACGGGAACCATTGGATTGGTCTCAATCTTGTTGGGCTTGCGGTGGGCGCGAAGATTACGTGGTCGGCCAATGGCGTTGAGCGCGGCATCTTCAAACGCGGCGGCGGAAGCTATCTTTCTTCGTGTGATCCGCGAGATGTGCTGGGGCTGGGACCGGCTGAGTATGCCGACTGGATTCAGGTGCAGTGGCCCGCGGCGATTAATCGCACGGACCGCTTCGAACATGTGCGTGCGGGCAGGTACTATTCTCTGGCACCCGGAGGCAAGCTTCTATGA